Proteins encoded within one genomic window of Natator depressus isolate rNatDep1 chromosome 1, rNatDep2.hap1, whole genome shotgun sequence:
- the UQCC6 gene encoding ubiquinol-cytochrome c reductase complex assembly factor 6 isoform X1 encodes MQLEYSNLTCRLLFIMPAGVSWPRYLKMLSASTLAMFAGAEVVHRYYRPDLTIPEMPPKPGELKTELLGLKQTSSEVHTSQQ; translated from the exons ATGCAG TTGGAGTATTCCAATCTCACGTGCCGTCTGCTCTTCATCATGCCCGCTGGGGTATCTTGGCCTCGCTACTTGAAAATGCTCAGTGCAAGTACATTGGCTATGTTTGCAGGTGCAGAAGTTGTGCATAGATATTACAGACCTGATCTT acTATACCTGAAATGCCGCCTAAGCCTGGAGAACTGAAAACGGAACTCTTGGGTCTAAAACAAACATCAAGCGAAGTTCATACTTCACAACAATGA
- the UQCC6 gene encoding ubiquinol-cytochrome c reductase complex assembly factor 6 isoform X2: MPAGVSWPRYLKMLSASTLAMFAGAEVVHRYYRPDLTIPEMPPKPGELKTELLGLKQTSSEVHTSQQ, translated from the exons ATGCCCGCTGGGGTATCTTGGCCTCGCTACTTGAAAATGCTCAGTGCAAGTACATTGGCTATGTTTGCAGGTGCAGAAGTTGTGCATAGATATTACAGACCTGATCTT acTATACCTGAAATGCCGCCTAAGCCTGGAGAACTGAAAACGGAACTCTTGGGTCTAAAACAAACATCAAGCGAAGTTCATACTTCACAACAATGA